The following coding sequences lie in one Ostrinia nubilalis chromosome 2, ilOstNubi1.1, whole genome shotgun sequence genomic window:
- the LOC135083166 gene encoding serine/threonine-protein kinase Pak has protein sequence MSSDEDKPPAPPVRLTSNRATDRGDSVASVDMRPLPKEPDDSGDRKKKTLKAKIKGSKSTAHNDNKPNISYPTNFEHTVHVGFDAVTGEFTGMPEAWARLLMASNISKQEQKSNPQAVLDVLKWYDASATQPPPSKYMTSAQMHTTHSGSSVSRVSSSSPSSSTPTDTEHPEPPPPPPSRPDRTKSIYTKPIEEEEAPPPRPAPAPASPPHVPHPALTTHSICSRAEVGSGPVPLDRNKNPAGAAPHTPPPHAPHPPHPVHPPPPNGAPVTTETGRATGQQQRKKKMTDEEILEKLRTIVSVGDPNRKYTKMEKIGQGASGTVYTAIETSTGMEVAIKQMNLSQQPKKELIINEILVMRENKHNNVVNYLDSYLVNEELWVVMEYLAGGSLTDVVTETCMDEGQIAAVCREVLQALHFLHTNHVIHRDIKSDNILLGLDGQVKLTDFGFCAQISPEQNKRTTMVGTPYWMAPEVVTRKQYGPKVDVWSLGIMAIEMIEGEPPYLNENPLRALYLIATNGKPDIKDKDKLSAVFQDFLDQCLEVDVDCRATALDLLKHPFLKMARPLASLTPLIMAAKEAAKGH, from the exons aTGTCGAGTGATGAGGACAAACCTCCTGCGCCTCCTGTGCGCCTCACTAGTAATAGAGCCACTGACCGAGGGGACTCTGTGGCATCAGTGGACATGAGGCCACTGCCAAAAG AACCTGATGATAGTGGTGatagaaaaaagaaaacacTAAAAGCAAAAATTAAAGGCTCTAAAAGTACCGCCCATAATGATAATAAACCCAATATTAGCTATCCAACAAATTTTGAGCATACTGTGCATGTGGGATTTGACGCAGTGACTGGAGAATTCACA GGAATGCCGGAAGCATGGGCGCGGTTACTGATGGCTTCGAACATCAGCAAGCAAGAGCAGAAGAGCAATCCGCAAGCCGTGCTAGACGTCCTCAAGTGGTACGACGCCTCTGCGACGCAGCCGCCCCCATCCAAATACATGACCTCAGCTCAGATGCACACCACTCATTCCG GCTCGTCCGTATCGAGGGTGTCTTCTAGCAGCCCGTCGTCGTCAACGCCCACAGACACGGAGCACCCCGAGCCGCCGCCTCCGCCGCCGTCCCGGCCCGACCGCACCAAGAGTATT TATACAAAACCAATAGAGGAGGAAgaggcgccgccgccgcgaccggcgcccgcgcccgcgtccCCGCCGCACGTGCCTCACCCCGCTCTCACCACTCATTCG ATATGCAGCAGAGCGGAGGTGGGCAGCGGGCCGGTGCCGCTGGACCGCAACAAGAACCCGGCGGGCGCCGCGCCGcacacgccgccgccgcacgcgccgcacCCCCCGCACCCCGTCCACCCGCCGCCGCCCAACGGCGCGCCTGTTACTACAGAGACTGG AAGAGCAACCGGTCAGCAGCAAAGGAAAAAGAAAATGACAGACGAAGAGATATTAGAAAAATTACGAACAATAGTCAGTGTGGGTGATCCAAATAGAAAATATACGAAAATGGAAAAGATTGGTCAAGG AGCGTCGGGAACGGTGTACACGGCGATCGAAACGTCAACGGGGATGGAGGTGGCCATCAAGCAGATGAACCTGAGTCAGCAGCCGAAGAAGGAGCTCATCATCAACGAGATCCTCGTCATGCGGGAGAACAAGCACAACAACGTCGTCAACTACCTCGACAGCTATCTTGTTAATGAG GAGCTATGGGTAGTAATGGAGTACCTAGCAGGCGGTTCTCTAACGGACGTGGTGACGGAGACGTGCATGGACGAGGGGCAGATCGCCGCCGTGTGCCGCGAGGTGCTGCAAGCGCTGCACTTCCTGCACACCAACCACGTCATCCACCGCGACATCAAGTCCGACAACATATTGCTGGGGCTCGACGGGCAGGTCAAGCTGA CTGACTTCGGGTTCTGTGCACAAATATCACCCGAGCAAAATAAGCGGACTACAATGGTCGGCACGCCTTACTGGATGGCGCCTGAGGTTGTTACGAGAAAGCAGTATGGACCAAAG GTGGACGTGTGGTCGCTGGGCATAATGGCGATAGAGATGATCGAGGGCGAGCCGCCTTACCTCAACGAGAACCCGCTGCGCGCGCTCTACCTCATCGCCACCAACGGCAAGCCCGACATCAAGGACAAGGACAAGCTCAGCGCCGTCTTCCAGGACTTCCTGGACCAGTGCCTCGAGGTCGACGTC
- the LOC135083177 gene encoding GRIP and coiled-coil domain-containing protein 2-like isoform X2 → MESHSEAMNPADVSGKRNPFEDLSKDELVLKCKALLAIAQKAKQAKTEMQNEVESYKLQLDKCETEKKVNLDSLHTLQELVDSLTEQKLNYITEVDSAKGKIKTLTIKCKDYEEEINKYKADVIVRDKNLADTAQTLSDLDSEIISLKRQNNRLLEENEQLINQLSELEAQTVEFNNIGLEQRKQLQMLEDKVYSEESKNVIENLNKRIKELEDDLKAALDTKENNTNSDYENKIKEITQLYESEKNKKERANIKLRSYKDKILKCATCINQLKNSRFILTKTIKEYSENIPKWQNDIIKASKVLDDQLNELNNENSALKRKVLELENRLKSEQNDTQFAELQTENTALKEKLNDMEQSKALSDEMLEKQISQVSELKDSHSILQSELSDLQAQMNNTLKGKSLLSDELDKLKAMYQDLNQVESQRQIDENKIILLTAQINEMQNKYESSVQKVSELSSLVDKLENENQDIKKSMNTAVNTEFVENLQLQMKALESEKSMLVKEKLNARDNVIELENRNKILSDQLEKLKSDLQETKAQYDRLQQEKTVLEKKYKSEKESETTNFKCNMMVLQEQYDLLKKEHDNLQDLNGLLKEEVDTLKLSLEQPRPDDNENLSDLNVSLQADIVKLETKLSAYKQDNASLLAEVKESRAKVKEFDNLAAEYDDAKSKLSGYKTENTELLNEMKEINQVLKERGESISKLQKAIAEMERLVETLEKDRAIINQEKEDLQKKVSVLESDLQNAEQNTNKTQSEAANHLIEKANAMKFLEEKEAVIASLREEIDRLKQQQSTTSELPNEDMSTSTISKAEEHSRMKDLDETFEEKYTKLRLFALKLKKKLNETVNQLQNAEQDKAKLEKLLNDNEKVSLPSSSDEVDGCKGSEISDLQAKIVSLTAAVEASENVTAELEKLKTELETKTQQLTAEIEAHKITKDNLEKARRDAKKKNVLSLEMEDYERSMKELTSKMEEKKKKMVQMESTIDTQEGTITAMKTQIKLLEDQIKAEETQIRLTKEELQRAIEEGKEKDDVIQNKNSVISKLEQDLEDEKRKNEEADLEMTAVLSEKEKVIMSLGDEKIELNNKVKRLEFKCAELNETLRITNIELADLKTEYTSYKVRAQAVLRQNQTVDHSQEEQLKEETAALRAQIEAITAKLTTAQEQCSELTSEVEAARRRAAEASGEAARAHQRTARLQADLTRLSHQLDSERAQHNLQVSTLTQCYKTQISDLESKLQKETELLKKQLVAAQEAAKTVPGTLRLDEANHNQYMLPVIPKEEGSDGEMDINVSMIPREEGEGSESAPSPPPSKPYLTGASGRSPVSLERLLEEGVPDDEALDATSLALTPEQEISDLRRRLGTQQQRVKHVTVLLAESERECARMAQLSELLKAELRRAHGSTHGAHNAEYMKNVTLKFLTLPPGDERSRLVPVLQKILTLTPDETNKVHAVAKGLDPNPSKGWGSYLPWPGGK, encoded by the exons ATGGAAAGTCATTCAGAAGCTATG AACCCAGCTGATGTATCAGGGAAAAGGAATCCTTTTGAAGACCTGAGCAAGGATGAACTAGTATTGAAATGcaaggctttacttgctatagcCCAAAAGGCTAAGCAAGCCAAAACAG aaatGCAAAATGAAGTTGAGAGTTACAAATTACAACTGGATAAGTgtgaaacagaaaaaaaagttAACTTGGACAGCCTTCATACTCTCCAGGAACTTGTTGACTCTTTGACTGAACAAAAACTAAATTATATAACAGAAGTTGATTCAGCTAAgggaaaaattaaaacattaaccATCAAATGCAAAGATTATGaggaggaaataaataaatacaaagcaGATGTTATTGTTAGAGATAAAAATCTTGCAGATACAGCACAAACATTGTCTGATCTTGACAGTGAAATTATATCTTTGAAGAGACAAAACAACAGACTCTTAGAGGAAAATGAACAACTTATCAATCAACTTTCTGAACTGGAAGCTCAAACAGTTGAGTTCAACAATATTGGTTTGGAGCAAAGAAAGCAACTACAAATGCTTGAGGATAAGGTTTATTCAG AAGAATCTAAAAATGTTATAGAAAATCTAAACAAACGAATCAAAGAGTTGGAGGATGATTTGAAAGCTGCTTTGGATACTAAGGAAAATAATACTAATTCTGATTATGAAAATAAGATTAAAGAAATAACACAGTTGTATGAGTCtgaaaaaaataagaaagaaagagcTAATATCAAATTGCGCagttataaagataaaatacttaaatgtgCTACATGTATTAATCAACTTAAAAATTCCAGATTTATTCTTACTAAAACTATAAAAGAATATTCTGAAAACATCCCAAAATGGCAAAATGATATCATTAAGGCTTCTAAGGTTTTAGATGACCAattaaatgaattaaataaTGAGAACTCAGCATTAAAAAGAAAAGTACTGGAATTAGAAAACAGATTAAAATCTGAACAAAATGACACCCAGTTTGCAGAACTGCAGACTGAAAATACTGCTCTTAAAGAGAAGCTCAATGATATGGAACAATCAAAAGCATTATCAGATGAAATGTTAGAAAAGCAAATATCTCAGGTATCAGAATTAAAGGACAGTCATTCAATATTGCAATCAGAGTTATCTGATTTACAAGCTCAAATGAATAACACTCTGAAGGGCAAATCTTTACTTAGTGATGAGCTTGATAAATTGAAAGCAATGTATCAAGATTTAAATCAAGTCGAATCACAGAGGCagattgatgaaaataaaattattttactaacaGCACAGATAAATGAAATGCAAAACAAATATGAATCATCAGTCCAAAAAGTCAGTGAACTATCCAGTTTAGTGGATAAACTGGAAAATGAAAATCAAGACATTAAAAAATCAATGAATACTGCAGTAAACACAGAATTTGTGGAAAATTTGCAATTGCAAATGAAGGCTTTAGAAAGTGAAAAGTCAATGTTGGTCAAAGAAAAACTTAATGCAAGGGACAATGTTATTGAACTTGAAAatcgtaataaaatattatccgATCAACTGGAGAAGTTGAAATCAGATTTGCAAGAAACTAAAGCACAATATGACAGATTACAGCAAGAAAAAACTgtcttagaaaaaaaatataaatctgaAAAAGAGAGTGAAACTACTAACTTCAAGTGTAACATGATGGTCCTTCAAGAACAATATgacttattaaaaaaagaacaTGATAACTTGCAAGATTTGAATGGGTTACTAAAGGAGGAGGTGGATACACTTAAACTCTCATTAGAACAACCTAgacctgatgataatgaaaaTTTGTCAGACCTTAATGTTTCTCTGCAAGCTGACATAGTAAAACTGGAAACAAAACTGTCAGCTTACAAGCAAGATAATGCATCTCTCCTTGCAGAAGTCAAAGAATCTCGCGCCAAAGTAAAAGAATTCGATAATCTCGCTGCAGAATATGACGATGCAAAATCCAAACTCTCAGGTTACAAAACAGAAAATACAGAAttattaaatgaaatgaaagaaATAAATCAAGTGCTGAAAGAACGAGGCGAGTCcatttcaaaattacaaaaagcAATAGCAGAAATGGAGAGACTAGTTGAAACCTTAGAAAAAGACAGAGCTATAATAAATCAAGAAAAAGAAGACCTGCAGAAAAAAGTTTCCGTTTTAGAAAGTGATCTACAGAACGCCGAACAAAATACAAACAAGACACAGTCAGAAGCTGCAAACCATCTTATTGAAAAGGCAAACGCAATGAAATTCCTAGAAGAGAAAGAAGCGGTAATTGCTTCGTTAAGAGAAGAAATAGATAGACTGAAGCAGCAACAGTCTACAACTTCAG aACTTCCAAACGAAGATATGTCTACGTCTACAATCTCAAAAGCAGAAGAACACTCTAGAATGAAAGATTTAGATGAAACATTTGAGGAAAA ATACACGAAACTCAGACTATTTGCATTAAAACTCAAAAAGAAACTAAACGAAACTGTTAACCAGTTACAAAATGCAGAACAAGATAAAGCAAAACTTGAAAAGCTTCTAAATGATAACGAAAAAGTATCACTGCCAAGTAGTAGTGATGAAGTAGATGGATGTAAGGGATCCGAAATTTCCGATCTTCAAGCAAAAATTGTGTCTTTAACTGCAGCCGTTGAGGCTTCAGAAAACGTTACAGCTGAGTTGGAGAAGTtgaaaa CGGAATTGGAGACCAAGACTCAACAATTAACCGCCGAAATTGAAGCTCATAAGATAACAAAAGATAATTTAGAGAAAGCTCGTCGTGATgctaaaaagaaaaatgttttaagtttAGAGATGGAAGACTATGAGAGGTCTATGAAAGAACTAACATCTAAAAtggaagaaaagaaaaagaagatggTGCAG ATGGAGTCCACAATTGATACCCAAGAAGGCACAATAACTGCAATGAAAACTCAAATAAAATTACTGGAAGATCAAATCAAGGCAGAAGAAACTCAGATAAGACTGACTAAAGAAGAGCTGCAACGTGCTATAGAGGAGGGGAAAGAGAAGGACGATgtgattcaaaataaaaattctgtTATTTCAAAATTAGAACAAGATTTAGAAGACgaaaaaagaaagaatgaaGAGGCCGATTTGGAAATGACCGCCGTTCTgagtgaaaaagaaaaagtaataatGAGCTTGGGTGATGAAAAAATAGAGTTGAACAACAAAGTTAAGAGATTAGAGTTCAAATGTGCAGAACTCAATGAAACATTGAGGATTACGAATATTGAACTGGCAGATTTGAAGACGGAATATACAAGTTACAAG GTAAGAGCTCAAGCGGTGCTTCGCCAGAACCAAACTGTGGACCATAGTCAGGAAGAACAACTGAAAGAAGAAACTGCTGCTCTTAGGGCTCAAATTGAGGCGATAACAGCCAAACTTACCACTGCACA GGAGCAGTGCTCTGAATTGACCAGCGAAGTAGAGGCGGCAAGGCGGCGCGCGGCGGAGGCGTCTGGCgaagcggcgcgcgcgcaccagcGCACCGCACGTCTGCAGGCCGACCTTACGCGCTTGTCACATCAGCTAGACTCGGAGCGCGCACAGCATAATCTACAG GTCTCAACATTAACACAATGTTACAAAACTCAAATCAGCGATTTGGAATCAAAACTGCAGAAGGAAACTGAGCTTCTCAAAAAGCAGCTAGTGGCAGCTCAAGAGGCTGCCAAAACGGTTCCTGGCACCCTGAGGCTGGACGAAGCGAACCACAACCAGTACATGTTGCCGGTTATACCGAAAGAAGAAGGCAGCGATGGTGAAATGGACATCAACGTTTCCATGATACCAAGGGAAGAGGGAGAG GGTTCAGAGTCAGCCCCCTCGCCACCTCCATCTAAGCCGTACTTAACGGGAGCCAGCGGGCGATCGCCCGTGTCCCTGGAACGCTTGCTTGAAGAGGGAGTCCCGGATGATGAGGCGCTGGATGCTACAAGCCTAGCTCTCACGCCGGAGCAGGAGATCTCCGATCTGAGAAGACGACTGGGTACACAGCAGCAGAG AGTGAAGCACGTGACAGTCCTCCTGGCGGAGTCGGAGCGCGAGTGCGCGCGCATGGCGCAGCTGAGCGAGCTGCTCAAGGCCGAGCTGCGGCGCGCGCACGGCTCCACGCACGGCGCGCACAACGCCGAGTACATGAAGAACGTCACGCTCAAG TTCCTGACGCTCCCGCCTGGAGACGAGCGCAGCCGCCTCGTTCCCGTGCTGCAGAAGATCCTGACCCTCACGCCTGATGAGACCAACAAGGTCCACGCTGTAGCTAAGG GATTGGATCCGAATCCAAGTAAAGGCTGGGGAAGCTATCTGCCGTGGCCCGGTGGAAAATGA
- the LOC135083177 gene encoding GRIP and coiled-coil domain-containing protein 2-like isoform X1 codes for MESHSEAMNPADVSGKRNPFEDLSKDELVLKCKALLAIAQKAKQAKTEMQNEVESYKLQLDKCETEKKVNLDSLHTLQELVDSLTEQKLNYITEVDSAKGKIKTLTIKCKDYEEEINKYKADVIVRDKNLADTAQTLSDLDSEIISLKRQNNRLLEENEQLINQLSELEAQTVEFNNIGLEQRKQLQMLEDKVYSEEESKNVIENLNKRIKELEDDLKAALDTKENNTNSDYENKIKEITQLYESEKNKKERANIKLRSYKDKILKCATCINQLKNSRFILTKTIKEYSENIPKWQNDIIKASKVLDDQLNELNNENSALKRKVLELENRLKSEQNDTQFAELQTENTALKEKLNDMEQSKALSDEMLEKQISQVSELKDSHSILQSELSDLQAQMNNTLKGKSLLSDELDKLKAMYQDLNQVESQRQIDENKIILLTAQINEMQNKYESSVQKVSELSSLVDKLENENQDIKKSMNTAVNTEFVENLQLQMKALESEKSMLVKEKLNARDNVIELENRNKILSDQLEKLKSDLQETKAQYDRLQQEKTVLEKKYKSEKESETTNFKCNMMVLQEQYDLLKKEHDNLQDLNGLLKEEVDTLKLSLEQPRPDDNENLSDLNVSLQADIVKLETKLSAYKQDNASLLAEVKESRAKVKEFDNLAAEYDDAKSKLSGYKTENTELLNEMKEINQVLKERGESISKLQKAIAEMERLVETLEKDRAIINQEKEDLQKKVSVLESDLQNAEQNTNKTQSEAANHLIEKANAMKFLEEKEAVIASLREEIDRLKQQQSTTSELPNEDMSTSTISKAEEHSRMKDLDETFEEKYTKLRLFALKLKKKLNETVNQLQNAEQDKAKLEKLLNDNEKVSLPSSSDEVDGCKGSEISDLQAKIVSLTAAVEASENVTAELEKLKTELETKTQQLTAEIEAHKITKDNLEKARRDAKKKNVLSLEMEDYERSMKELTSKMEEKKKKMVQMESTIDTQEGTITAMKTQIKLLEDQIKAEETQIRLTKEELQRAIEEGKEKDDVIQNKNSVISKLEQDLEDEKRKNEEADLEMTAVLSEKEKVIMSLGDEKIELNNKVKRLEFKCAELNETLRITNIELADLKTEYTSYKVRAQAVLRQNQTVDHSQEEQLKEETAALRAQIEAITAKLTTAQEQCSELTSEVEAARRRAAEASGEAARAHQRTARLQADLTRLSHQLDSERAQHNLQVSTLTQCYKTQISDLESKLQKETELLKKQLVAAQEAAKTVPGTLRLDEANHNQYMLPVIPKEEGSDGEMDINVSMIPREEGEGSESAPSPPPSKPYLTGASGRSPVSLERLLEEGVPDDEALDATSLALTPEQEISDLRRRLGTQQQRVKHVTVLLAESERECARMAQLSELLKAELRRAHGSTHGAHNAEYMKNVTLKFLTLPPGDERSRLVPVLQKILTLTPDETNKVHAVAKGLDPNPSKGWGSYLPWPGGK; via the exons ATGGAAAGTCATTCAGAAGCTATG AACCCAGCTGATGTATCAGGGAAAAGGAATCCTTTTGAAGACCTGAGCAAGGATGAACTAGTATTGAAATGcaaggctttacttgctatagcCCAAAAGGCTAAGCAAGCCAAAACAG aaatGCAAAATGAAGTTGAGAGTTACAAATTACAACTGGATAAGTgtgaaacagaaaaaaaagttAACTTGGACAGCCTTCATACTCTCCAGGAACTTGTTGACTCTTTGACTGAACAAAAACTAAATTATATAACAGAAGTTGATTCAGCTAAgggaaaaattaaaacattaaccATCAAATGCAAAGATTATGaggaggaaataaataaatacaaagcaGATGTTATTGTTAGAGATAAAAATCTTGCAGATACAGCACAAACATTGTCTGATCTTGACAGTGAAATTATATCTTTGAAGAGACAAAACAACAGACTCTTAGAGGAAAATGAACAACTTATCAATCAACTTTCTGAACTGGAAGCTCAAACAGTTGAGTTCAACAATATTGGTTTGGAGCAAAGAAAGCAACTACAAATGCTTGAGGATAAGGTTTATTCAG AAGAAGAATCTAAAAATGTTATAGAAAATCTAAACAAACGAATCAAAGAGTTGGAGGATGATTTGAAAGCTGCTTTGGATACTAAGGAAAATAATACTAATTCTGATTATGAAAATAAGATTAAAGAAATAACACAGTTGTATGAGTCtgaaaaaaataagaaagaaagagcTAATATCAAATTGCGCagttataaagataaaatacttaaatgtgCTACATGTATTAATCAACTTAAAAATTCCAGATTTATTCTTACTAAAACTATAAAAGAATATTCTGAAAACATCCCAAAATGGCAAAATGATATCATTAAGGCTTCTAAGGTTTTAGATGACCAattaaatgaattaaataaTGAGAACTCAGCATTAAAAAGAAAAGTACTGGAATTAGAAAACAGATTAAAATCTGAACAAAATGACACCCAGTTTGCAGAACTGCAGACTGAAAATACTGCTCTTAAAGAGAAGCTCAATGATATGGAACAATCAAAAGCATTATCAGATGAAATGTTAGAAAAGCAAATATCTCAGGTATCAGAATTAAAGGACAGTCATTCAATATTGCAATCAGAGTTATCTGATTTACAAGCTCAAATGAATAACACTCTGAAGGGCAAATCTTTACTTAGTGATGAGCTTGATAAATTGAAAGCAATGTATCAAGATTTAAATCAAGTCGAATCACAGAGGCagattgatgaaaataaaattattttactaacaGCACAGATAAATGAAATGCAAAACAAATATGAATCATCAGTCCAAAAAGTCAGTGAACTATCCAGTTTAGTGGATAAACTGGAAAATGAAAATCAAGACATTAAAAAATCAATGAATACTGCAGTAAACACAGAATTTGTGGAAAATTTGCAATTGCAAATGAAGGCTTTAGAAAGTGAAAAGTCAATGTTGGTCAAAGAAAAACTTAATGCAAGGGACAATGTTATTGAACTTGAAAatcgtaataaaatattatccgATCAACTGGAGAAGTTGAAATCAGATTTGCAAGAAACTAAAGCACAATATGACAGATTACAGCAAGAAAAAACTgtcttagaaaaaaaatataaatctgaAAAAGAGAGTGAAACTACTAACTTCAAGTGTAACATGATGGTCCTTCAAGAACAATATgacttattaaaaaaagaacaTGATAACTTGCAAGATTTGAATGGGTTACTAAAGGAGGAGGTGGATACACTTAAACTCTCATTAGAACAACCTAgacctgatgataatgaaaaTTTGTCAGACCTTAATGTTTCTCTGCAAGCTGACATAGTAAAACTGGAAACAAAACTGTCAGCTTACAAGCAAGATAATGCATCTCTCCTTGCAGAAGTCAAAGAATCTCGCGCCAAAGTAAAAGAATTCGATAATCTCGCTGCAGAATATGACGATGCAAAATCCAAACTCTCAGGTTACAAAACAGAAAATACAGAAttattaaatgaaatgaaagaaATAAATCAAGTGCTGAAAGAACGAGGCGAGTCcatttcaaaattacaaaaagcAATAGCAGAAATGGAGAGACTAGTTGAAACCTTAGAAAAAGACAGAGCTATAATAAATCAAGAAAAAGAAGACCTGCAGAAAAAAGTTTCCGTTTTAGAAAGTGATCTACAGAACGCCGAACAAAATACAAACAAGACACAGTCAGAAGCTGCAAACCATCTTATTGAAAAGGCAAACGCAATGAAATTCCTAGAAGAGAAAGAAGCGGTAATTGCTTCGTTAAGAGAAGAAATAGATAGACTGAAGCAGCAACAGTCTACAACTTCAG aACTTCCAAACGAAGATATGTCTACGTCTACAATCTCAAAAGCAGAAGAACACTCTAGAATGAAAGATTTAGATGAAACATTTGAGGAAAA ATACACGAAACTCAGACTATTTGCATTAAAACTCAAAAAGAAACTAAACGAAACTGTTAACCAGTTACAAAATGCAGAACAAGATAAAGCAAAACTTGAAAAGCTTCTAAATGATAACGAAAAAGTATCACTGCCAAGTAGTAGTGATGAAGTAGATGGATGTAAGGGATCCGAAATTTCCGATCTTCAAGCAAAAATTGTGTCTTTAACTGCAGCCGTTGAGGCTTCAGAAAACGTTACAGCTGAGTTGGAGAAGTtgaaaa CGGAATTGGAGACCAAGACTCAACAATTAACCGCCGAAATTGAAGCTCATAAGATAACAAAAGATAATTTAGAGAAAGCTCGTCGTGATgctaaaaagaaaaatgttttaagtttAGAGATGGAAGACTATGAGAGGTCTATGAAAGAACTAACATCTAAAAtggaagaaaagaaaaagaagatggTGCAG ATGGAGTCCACAATTGATACCCAAGAAGGCACAATAACTGCAATGAAAACTCAAATAAAATTACTGGAAGATCAAATCAAGGCAGAAGAAACTCAGATAAGACTGACTAAAGAAGAGCTGCAACGTGCTATAGAGGAGGGGAAAGAGAAGGACGATgtgattcaaaataaaaattctgtTATTTCAAAATTAGAACAAGATTTAGAAGACgaaaaaagaaagaatgaaGAGGCCGATTTGGAAATGACCGCCGTTCTgagtgaaaaagaaaaagtaataatGAGCTTGGGTGATGAAAAAATAGAGTTGAACAACAAAGTTAAGAGATTAGAGTTCAAATGTGCAGAACTCAATGAAACATTGAGGATTACGAATATTGAACTGGCAGATTTGAAGACGGAATATACAAGTTACAAG GTAAGAGCTCAAGCGGTGCTTCGCCAGAACCAAACTGTGGACCATAGTCAGGAAGAACAACTGAAAGAAGAAACTGCTGCTCTTAGGGCTCAAATTGAGGCGATAACAGCCAAACTTACCACTGCACA GGAGCAGTGCTCTGAATTGACCAGCGAAGTAGAGGCGGCAAGGCGGCGCGCGGCGGAGGCGTCTGGCgaagcggcgcgcgcgcaccagcGCACCGCACGTCTGCAGGCCGACCTTACGCGCTTGTCACATCAGCTAGACTCGGAGCGCGCACAGCATAATCTACAG GTCTCAACATTAACACAATGTTACAAAACTCAAATCAGCGATTTGGAATCAAAACTGCAGAAGGAAACTGAGCTTCTCAAAAAGCAGCTAGTGGCAGCTCAAGAGGCTGCCAAAACGGTTCCTGGCACCCTGAGGCTGGACGAAGCGAACCACAACCAGTACATGTTGCCGGTTATACCGAAAGAAGAAGGCAGCGATGGTGAAATGGACATCAACGTTTCCATGATACCAAGGGAAGAGGGAGAG GGTTCAGAGTCAGCCCCCTCGCCACCTCCATCTAAGCCGTACTTAACGGGAGCCAGCGGGCGATCGCCCGTGTCCCTGGAACGCTTGCTTGAAGAGGGAGTCCCGGATGATGAGGCGCTGGATGCTACAAGCCTAGCTCTCACGCCGGAGCAGGAGATCTCCGATCTGAGAAGACGACTGGGTACACAGCAGCAGAG AGTGAAGCACGTGACAGTCCTCCTGGCGGAGTCGGAGCGCGAGTGCGCGCGCATGGCGCAGCTGAGCGAGCTGCTCAAGGCCGAGCTGCGGCGCGCGCACGGCTCCACGCACGGCGCGCACAACGCCGAGTACATGAAGAACGTCACGCTCAAG TTCCTGACGCTCCCGCCTGGAGACGAGCGCAGCCGCCTCGTTCCCGTGCTGCAGAAGATCCTGACCCTCACGCCTGATGAGACCAACAAGGTCCACGCTGTAGCTAAGG GATTGGATCCGAATCCAAGTAAAGGCTGGGGAAGCTATCTGCCGTGGCCCGGTGGAAAATGA